Part of the Streptomyces europaeiscabiei genome is shown below.
GCGGCACGGCCGGGCGAGGCGCGGTCACCGTCGACGACACGGCCCTGTTCACCGGCCGCTTCGCCTCCGGCGCCGTCGCCTCCTTCGAGGCGACCCGCTTCGCCACCGGTCGCAAGAACGCCCTGCGCATCGAACTCAACGGCGAGCGGGGCTCGTTGGCCTTCGACCTGGAACGGCTCAACGAACTCGCCTATCACGACCACACCGAACCCGGCACCCACGCCGGCTTCCGCCGCATCCTCGTCACCGAGCCCGACCACCCCTATCTGGACGCCTGGTGGCCGCCGGGTCACGGCCTCGGCTACGAACACTCCTTCGTCCACCAGGCCCGCGACCTCGTGCACGCCGTCGCGGCAGGCCGACAACCCGAGCCGTCCTTCGCCGACGGGCTCCAGGTGCAGCGTGTGCTCGCGGCGGTCGAGGAGAGCGCCGAGAAGAACTCCGTCTACACCCCGACCCACACCCCCACAGCGGTCTGAGGAGGCCCGGACATGCCGCGCGAATTCACGCTCTTCACCGGCCAGTGGGCGGACCTGCCCCTCGAAGAGGTCTGCCGACTCGCCCGCGACTTCGGCTACGACGGTCTCGAACTCGCCTGCTGGGGCGACCACTTCGAGGTCGACAAAGCCCTCGCCGACCCGTCGTACCTCGACTCCCGTCACCAGCTCCTGGAGAAGTACGGCCTGAAGTGCTGGGCCGTCTCCAACCACCTCGTGGGCCAGGCGGTCTGCGACGCCATCATCGACGAGCGGCACCGGGCCATCCTGCCCGCCCGCATCTGGGGCGACGGCGAGCCCGAGGGCGTACGGCAGCGGGCCGCCGCCGAGATGGCCGACACGGCACGGGCCGCGTCCGCCTTCGGCGTCGACACCGTCATCGGCTTCACCGGCTCCGCCATCTGGCACCTGGTCGCCATGTTCCCACCCGCCCCCGCGTCGATGATCGAGCGCGGCTACGACGACTTCGCGATGCGCTGGAACCCGATCCTCGACGTCTTCGACGCCCAGGGCGTGCGGTTCGCGCACGAGGTCCACCCGAGCGAGATCGCGTACGACTACTGGACGACCCAGCGCGCCCTGGAGGCGGTCGACCGGCGCCCGGCGTTCGGCCTGAACTTCGACCCCTCGCACTTCGTGTGGCAGGACCTCGACCCGGTCGGCTTCCTGTGGGACTTCCGCGACCGGATCTACCACGTCGACTGCAAGGAGGCCCGCAAGCGCCTCGACGGCCGCAACGGCCGTCTCGGCTCCCACCTGCCCTGGGGCGACCCCCGGCGCGGCTGGGACTTCGTGTCGGCGGGCCACGGCGACGTCCCCTGGGAGGACGTCTTCAGGATGCTCCGCTCGATCGACTACGGGGGACCCATCTCCGTCGAATGGGAGGACGCCGGCATGGACCGGCTCCAGGGCGCCCCCGAGGCCCTGGCCCGCCTCAAGGCGTACGACTTCGAACCGCCGTCGGCCGCCTTCGACGCGGCGTTCGGCGGCAACGACTAGGGCGCTTCTGATGGCTCCTGGTCGGAGATCATCCGGCCGATCGGCGCCGCGCG
Proteins encoded:
- a CDS encoding sugar phosphate isomerase/epimerase family protein is translated as MPREFTLFTGQWADLPLEEVCRLARDFGYDGLELACWGDHFEVDKALADPSYLDSRHQLLEKYGLKCWAVSNHLVGQAVCDAIIDERHRAILPARIWGDGEPEGVRQRAAAEMADTARAASAFGVDTVIGFTGSAIWHLVAMFPPAPASMIERGYDDFAMRWNPILDVFDAQGVRFAHEVHPSEIAYDYWTTQRALEAVDRRPAFGLNFDPSHFVWQDLDPVGFLWDFRDRIYHVDCKEARKRLDGRNGRLGSHLPWGDPRRGWDFVSAGHGDVPWEDVFRMLRSIDYGGPISVEWEDAGMDRLQGAPEALARLKAYDFEPPSAAFDAAFGGND